In Topomyia yanbarensis strain Yona2022 chromosome 2, ASM3024719v1, whole genome shotgun sequence, one DNA window encodes the following:
- the LOC131679630 gene encoding uncharacterized protein LOC131679630, with the protein MLKDQSVSIEHEEEFLKKNKEHLLETLAQLMQSAKDHKNGKNTELIDTWAERLEEIAKEYRRVVCVLEMHGGCYREERAEFENKYCALRAFYTKQIKDNHAQSAHTVHVRQLSHIRYPELNLPRFTGKLEDWCVFRDAFESAIGNREEVANIDKFQYLKGLVHGEAARIIESISVCDEGYNDAWRALKLRYENKRQLVRCHIKALFDTPAMKRETADELLGLVDKFEQHISVLRRLGEGTDAWSSMLVYQLSIRLDSHTLREWENYCARLDSDNVAAVLGGTADPLFEDCDDTMPSYISMVNFLQNYARVLQSVGPSSLAGREREPKPKSPVKFGAHISCSSTKLGPQSTRKCEQCNQDHSLYQCPQFQRLSDQQRLEFVRSKKLCLNCLRHVDHFAKNCPWKSCNRCPRKHHTLLHGAQFTQQTPSAPQPNGTVTLVAQPTAVESTHTSTATLQPSSAQFHSTQPPKATRNPATVQPFSLPGNFHYATVACDKENQQNTVILPTALVEVEDIGGRRITARCLLDSGSQSHFITRALCQKLKLPCSSASSPILVSGIGQTTTKATQFVTAKVSSRASPFIVEPRLLVLPHLAITLPSSTINIRGWHIPEAVQLADPTFHLSKQIDIILGAEYFFNTLRYGRIQLGERLPILQNSAFGWFVSGACVIPDHDHADPRSCFSSSTVCLEELLRKFWELETVRDSKGLSPTDRICEEHFIGNTSRTPEGRYMVKLPKREELIVLLGDNKYQATRRFLSLERSLQQDPERMTMYKDFIDQYISLGHMREVSPQELEVRPQFILPHHGVLKLDSSTTKLRTVFDASCKSRSGLALNDTLLPGPTIQDTLVALVLRFRIHRYVVSADIEKMFRQVLVHPSDQPLQRILWREDPRDSLKLYQLQTVTYGLNNSPFLATRVLLQLAEDEKMKFPVAARIAKKDFYVDNLLTGANDTLELQRICQQMIGLLNAGGFPLRQWSSNSQEVLNIVPENLRETRTLLELDRDSSITALGLRWEPAADTLSFKPPKWKGNPQLTKRTVLSQMSSLFDPLGLVGPSIVRAKIIMQSLWKHQLDWDAPLPSQYAQEWNNYQLDIPCLENLRVPRAAILFPHQDLQIHGFSDASEQAYGACLYLRSINASGQCSVQLLTAKSRVAPVDSKSIPRLELSAALLLTHLLVQVTTSTGISIPTYLWTDSTVVLSWISAPASNWKTFVANRVAEIQEHTASATWNHVPSEDSPADLLSRGMSLHHLLNCSLWWHGPRWVNALDIAWPKNPVSRKECGEVPELRKVVSLVATTQQEDIINRYSHLNRLIRTCAWWHRFRENTRREASVRVIGSLSSAEIDRALIALVRRVQEEHFALDRRQLERNQKLHPKTKLRFLKPQLVDGLIRVGGRLHHSALAIDEKHPIVLPAKHHLTTLIARRYHEKTMHGGPNLLLSTIRQRFWPLRGRECVRSIVHDCITCTRARPRSLEQLMGDLPPVRVNKSFPFENVGVDFAGPVFLKPPNRKAGPVKGYVAVYVCLAVKAVHLDLVPDMTTDGFIASLRRFTGRRGKPSTIYCDNGRNFVGAQRELSELRKLFLTQRHRDAVTNEGIDNDIHFLFIAPRSPSLGRIWEAAVKSMKLHLRRIMGNAMLTKTEFTTALIQVEAALNSRPITPMSEDPQDLQPLTPGHFLVGKPLNAIPEPDLSGIPESRLSRWQRVQNLSQHFWRRWHHEYLNTLQNRYRWTEETSNLAKNAIVLLRDENLPPQRWAIGRVVDVHPGEDGLVRLASVKTNNGITQRAVNKLCLLPVEVSPSDLTQSRSITPISSHEEK; encoded by the coding sequence ATGCTGAAGGACCAGTCAGTGAGCATAGAGCATGAAGAGGAGtttttaaaaaagaataaaGAGCATTTGCTGGAGACCTTAGCACAGTTGATGCAAAGTGCAAAGGATCACAAGAATGGAAAAAATACTGAGTTGATAGACACGTGGGCGGAAAGACTGGAAGAAATTGCTAAGGAATATCGACGTGTAGTGTGTGTTTTAGAGATGCATGGTGGGTGCTATAGAGAGGAACGTGCtgagtttgaaaataaatactgCGCCCTTCGAGCATTTTATACAAAACAAATCAAGGACAACCATGCCCAAAGTGCTCACACCGTTCACGTTCGTCAGCTCAGCCACATTCGTTACCCTGAACTGAACCTTCCCCGTTTCACTGGCAAATTGGAAGATTGGTGTGTGTTCCGGGATGCTTTCGAGTCCGCTATAGGCAATCGTGAGGAGGTAGCTAACATCGATAAGTTTCAATATTTGAAGGGGCTAGTTCACGGTGAGGCTGCGAGAATCATTGAGTCCATTTCGGTTTGTGATGAAGGATACAACGATGCGTGGCGTGCATTGAAATTGCGTTATGAGAACAAGCGTCAGTTAGTTCGATGTCACATAAAGGCCTTGTTCGATACTCCTGCTATGAAAAGGGAAACAGCCGATGAACTTTTAGGGCTGGTGGACAAATTCGAACAGCATATTTCCGTTTTAAGACGTTTGGGAGAAGGTACGGATGCCTGGAGTTCTATGTTGGTCTACCAGTTGTCAATTCGTTTGGATTCCCACACGTTGCGTGAATGGGAAAACTACTGCGCTCGCCTCGATTCAGACAACGTAGCCGCCGTGCTTGGAGGGACGGCTGACCCTCTTTTTGAGGATTGTGATGATACCATGCCATCTTACATCTCGATGGTAAACTTTCTGCAAAATTATGCAAGGGTTCTTCAATCAGTTGGACCCTCTTCCCTTGCTGGACGGGAGCGCGAACCTAAGCCTAAGTCACCAGTTAAGTTTGGCGCTCATATTAGCTGTTCGTCCACTAAGCTAGGTCCCCAGAGCACGAGAAAATGTGAACAGTGTAATCAGGATCATTCTCTCTATCAATGTCCGCAATTTCAAAGATTGTCAGACCAACAGCGATTGGAATTCGTCAGATCCAAGAAGCTGTGTCTCAATTGCCTCCGTCATGTCGACCATTTTGCTAAAAATTGTCCGTGGAAATCATGCAACCGATGTCCGCGTAAACATCACACTCTTCTCCACGGAGCACAGTTTACACAGCAGACCCCTTCTGCTCCCCAGCCTAATGGAACAGTAACCCTTGTAGCTCAACCGACTGCTGTCGAAAGCACTCATACTTCAACTGCTACACTGCAACCATCGTCTGCTCAATTTCATTCTACACAACCACCAAAGGCCACCAGAAACCCCGCCACAGTGCAACCGTTTAGTTTGCCGGGGAATTTTCACTACGCCACGGTTGCATGCGATAAGGAAAATCAACAGAACACCGTAATTCTTCCTACTGCGCTAGTAGAAGTTGAGGACATTGGAGGACGCAGAATCACAGCCAGATGCTTGTTGGACTCAGGATCGCAGAGTCATTTTATAACCCGCGCACTTTGTCAAAAACTGAAGCTTCCTTGTTCAAGTGCATCATCTCCCATTCTGGTCAGCGGTATCGGCCAGACAACTACGAAAGCAACACAATTCGTCACCGCAAAGGTGTCGTCCAGAGCTTCTCCATTTATAGTTGAACCCAGacttttggttttgccgcaccTTGCCATCACTCTGCCATCATCCACCATTAATATACGAGGATGGCATATCCCTGAAGCAGTACAGTTAGCCGATCCTACATTCCATTTGTCAAAACAAATCGACATCATTTTGGGTGCTGAGTATTTCTTTAACACGCTACGGTATGGTCGTATTCAATTGGGTGAGCGACTACCGATACTGCAGAATTCGGCATTTGGATGGTTTGTCTCCGGCGCTTGCGTGATACCAGATCACGACCACGCAGATCCACGATCCTGTTTTTCAAGCAGTACTGTATGCCTTGAAGAACTTCTTCGTAAGTTTTGGGAACTAGAAACAGTTCGGGACTCGAAGGGATTGTCGCCCACCGATCGAATTTGTGAAGAACATTTTATTGGTAATACTTCGCGGACGCCTGAAGGCCGTTATATGGTAAAACTACCGAAACGCGAAGAATTGATTGTACTGCTAGGCGACAACAAATACCAGGCCACTAGACGATTTCTCTCATTGGAACGTTCATTGCAACAAGATCCAGAACGGATGACCATGTACAAAGATTTCATCGATCAGTATATATCTTTGGGCCACATGCGTGAGGTAAGCCCTCAAGAACTTGAGGTACGTCCACAGTTTATACTACCACATCATGGAGTACTTAAACTTGACAGTAGTACTACAAAACTGAGAACAGTATTCGATGCGTCTTGTAAATCACGTTCCGGATTGGCGCTAAACGATACGTTGCTACCTGGGCCCACTATCCAGGATACTCTCGTGGCGCTCGTGCTACGGTTTCGCATTCACAGATACGTTGTTtcagcagacatcgaaaaaatGTTTAGGCAGGTGCTGGTGCATCCATCCGATCAACCATTACAACGCATCCTTTGGCGAGAGGATCCCCGGGACTCCCTGAAATTGTACCAGCTGCAGACGGTTACCTACGGGTTAAACAATTCCCCCTTCCTAGCTACACGTGTCCTGTTACAATTGGCTGAGGacgagaaaatgaaatttccagtGGCTGCTCGCATAGCTAAGAAGGATTTTTACGTTGATAATCTTCTCACCGGGGCAAACGACACGTTAGAGCTTCAACGAATTTGTCAGCAGATGATTGGTCTACTCAACGCCGGCGGTTTTCCTCTTCGACAATGGTCGTCAAATTCTCAAGAAGTTTTGAATATAGTTCCAGAAAATCTTCGCGAAACCCGCACACTGTTGGAATTAGATCGAGATTCTTCTATTACCGCTCTCGGATTACGTTGGGAGCCAGCCGCAGATACGCTTTCATTCAAACCACCAAAGTGGAAAGGAAATCCGCAGCTCACCAAACGGACTGTACTGTCACAGATGAGCAGTCTTTTTGACCCTCTTGGGTTAGTAGGACCAAGCATAGTTCGTGCAAAAATTATAATGCAGTCTCTGTGGAAACATCAACTCGATTGGGACGCACCATTGCCGTCACAGTACGCACAGGAATGGAACAATTACCAGCTAGATATACCGTGCTTGGAAAATCTTCGAGTACCACGAGCCGCAATATTGTTCCCGCATCAGGATCTGCAGATCCATGGATTCAGTGACGCGTCAGAGCAGGCATATGGCGCATGCCTTTACTTGAGGTCAATCAACGCTTCCGGACAATGTTCTGTACAACTGCTTACAGCAAAATCCCGAGTGGCTCCAGTTGATAGCAAGTCAATCCCACGATTGGAACTCTCCGCAGCGCTTCTTCTCACACATCTTCTCGTCCAAGTCACCACTAGTACAGGCATCTCCATACCAACCTACCTGTGGACGGATTCCACCGTCGTTCTGAGTTGGATATCGGCACCTGCTTCAAACTGGAAAACTTTCGTGGCGAACAGAGTGGCGGAGATCCAAGAACATACTGCTTCTGCTACTTGGAATCACGTGCCGTCGGAGGACAGCCCTGCTGATCTTTTGTCCAGAGGCATGAGTCTACATCATCTGTTAAATTGCTCTTTGTGGTGGCATGGACCTAGATGGGTGAATGCTTTGGATATCGCTTGGCCAAAAAATCCAGTCTCGAGAAAAGAATGCGGTGAAGTTCCTGAGCTTCGGAAGGTTGTTTCATTAGTAGCAACTACGCAACAAGAAGATATAATCAATCGTTATTCACACCTTAACCGGTTGATTCGCACCTGCGCGTGGTGGCACCGTTTCCGTGAGAATACCCGTCGCGAAGCAAGCGTCCGTGTTATCGGTTCGTTGTCCTCCGCGGAAATTGACCGCGCGTTAATCGCTCTCGTTCGTCGTGTCCAAGAAGAGCACTTTGCTCTAGATAGGAGGCAGTTGGAGCGGAATCAAAAGTTACACCCGAAAACGAAGCTGAGATTCCTGAAACCGCAACTAGTTGATGGCCTTATTCGAGTTGGTGGCCGGTTGCATCATTCCGCTCTCGCCATCGACGAAAAACATCCCATCGTGCTTCCGGCAAAGCATCACCTCACCACGTTAATTGCGAGACGTTATCACGAGAAAACCATGCATGGAGGCCCTAATTTGCTGCTGTCAACAATTCGTCAAAGGTTCTGGCCACTTAGGGGCCGGGAATGTGTCCGTTCAATTGTACACGACTGTATCACTTGCACCCGTGCTCGCCCCAGATCGTTGGAACAGTTGATGGGCGATCTACCACCAGTCCGAGTAAACAAATCCTTTCCCTTTGAAAATGTGGGAGTGGATTTCGCCGGACCGGTATTCCTGAAACCACCTAATCGGAAGGCAGGCCCTGTAAAGGGGTACGTTGCGGTATATGTGTGCCTTGCAGTCAAGGCGGTCCACCTAGACCTAGTTCCGGATATGACGACTGACGGATTCATCGCCAGCCTACGACGCTTCACAGGCAGACGTGGAAAACCCAGCACCATCTACTGCGATAACGGTCGCAATTTTGTTGGAGCCCAACGAGAATTAAGCGAGCTACGTAAACTCTTCCTGACACAACGCCATCGGGATGCCGTAACTAACGAAGGCATCGATAATGACATTCACTTTCTCTTCATTGCACCCCGCTCTCCATCATTAGGAAGAATATGGGAGGCGGCGGTCAAATCGATGAAGCTGCATCTTCGTCGCATCATGGGAAATGCAATGCTCACCAAAACCGAATTTACGACCGCTCTCATTCAGGTAGAAGCGGCACTCAACTCTCGTCCAATAACTCCCATGTCAGAGGACCCTCAGGATTTACAACCATTGACGCCGGGACATTTTCTGGTAGGTAAGCCATTAAACGCAATACCCGAACCAGATCTCAGCGGAATTCCCGAAAGCCGCCTTTCTCGATGGCAACGTGTTCAAAATCTCAGTCAGCACTTTTGGCGACGCTGGCACCACGAATATCTCAACACGTTGCAGAATCGTTATCGTTGGACGGAAGAAACATCAAATCTCGCGAAGAATGCAATCGTGCTGCTACGAGATGAGAATCTTCCCCCACAGCGGTGGGCGATCGGCAGAGTCGTTGACGTTCACCCAGGCGAAGATGGACTGGTTCGTTTGGCATCTGTAAAAACCAACAACGGAATCACCCAGAGAGCAGTGAACAAATTGTGCCTACTACCAGTGGAAGTTAGCCCGAGTGATCTAACCCAGTCCAGATCTATCACACCCATTTCATCCCACGAGGAAAAATAA